In the Holophagales bacterium genome, one interval contains:
- the trmFO gene encoding methylenetetrahydrofolate--tRNA-(uracil(54)-C(5))-methyltransferase (FADH(2)-oxidizing) TrmFO, protein MTAPRVTVIGGGFAGVECANALARRGHRVRLVEMRPARTTDAHETDRLAEMVCSNSFRSDNPGNAVGLLKREMELLGSLVMEEARRTAVPAGDALAVDRELFARAVTARISAEPLVELVREEVETLPDPGDGYTVVATGPLTSPALSASLLAALGGSQLYFYDAVAPIVEASSVDMSVLYAASRWGKGGGADYLNVPLTREEYEAFVRELLAGEKVPFHDFEKAVFFEGCLPIEAMAERGIETLRHGPMKPFGLPDPRTGRDPYAAVQLRQDNLARSHFNLVGFQTKLKVGEQRRMFRMLPGLGSAEFVRYGMLHRNTFLNGPAHLDRFFRWKKDPRVFFAGQITGVEGYLESAATGLMVGATLAQLLEGREPQPLAFSTALGALSRHVSQSDEAHYAPMNVTFGLIDDADVPPIRDRSKRREEIVRRAVASVTAWREEALGVAEPESAGKR, encoded by the coding sequence ATGACGGCTCCGAGGGTGACGGTGATCGGAGGCGGCTTCGCCGGCGTCGAGTGCGCGAACGCCCTCGCGCGCCGGGGGCACCGCGTCCGCCTCGTCGAGATGCGGCCCGCGAGGACGACCGACGCCCACGAGACGGACCGGCTCGCCGAGATGGTCTGCTCGAACTCCTTCCGGTCGGACAACCCCGGGAACGCCGTCGGCCTCCTCAAGCGCGAGATGGAGCTCCTCGGGTCGCTCGTCATGGAGGAGGCGCGGCGCACCGCCGTCCCGGCCGGCGACGCCCTCGCGGTGGACCGCGAGCTCTTCGCCCGCGCCGTCACCGCGCGGATCTCCGCAGAGCCGCTCGTCGAGCTGGTCCGCGAGGAGGTCGAGACGTTGCCCGACCCGGGAGACGGCTACACCGTCGTCGCGACCGGCCCGCTCACGTCGCCCGCCCTGTCGGCGTCGCTCCTCGCGGCCCTCGGCGGCAGCCAGCTCTACTTCTACGACGCGGTCGCCCCGATCGTGGAGGCCTCCTCGGTCGACATGTCGGTCCTCTACGCGGCGAGCCGCTGGGGAAAGGGGGGCGGGGCCGACTACCTGAACGTCCCCCTCACGCGCGAGGAGTACGAGGCGTTCGTGCGGGAGCTGCTCGCGGGAGAGAAAGTCCCGTTCCACGATTTCGAGAAGGCCGTCTTCTTCGAGGGGTGCCTCCCCATCGAGGCGATGGCCGAGCGGGGCATCGAGACTCTCCGGCACGGGCCGATGAAGCCGTTCGGCCTGCCCGACCCGCGCACCGGGCGGGACCCGTACGCCGCGGTCCAGCTGCGCCAGGACAACCTCGCGCGGAGCCACTTCAACCTCGTGGGCTTCCAGACGAAGCTGAAGGTGGGGGAGCAGAGAAGGATGTTCCGGATGCTCCCGGGCCTCGGCAGCGCCGAGTTCGTCCGCTACGGGATGCTCCACCGCAACACCTTCCTCAACGGCCCGGCACACCTCGACCGGTTCTTCCGGTGGAAGAAGGACCCGCGCGTCTTCTTCGCCGGGCAGATCACGGGCGTCGAGGGATACCTCGAGTCGGCCGCCACGGGGCTCATGGTGGGCGCGACGCTCGCGCAGCTCCTCGAGGGGCGCGAGCCGCAGCCCCTGGCCTTCTCGACGGCGCTGGGCGCGCTGTCCCGCCACGTCTCCCAGAGCGACGAGGCGCACTACGCCCCGATGAACGTCACGTTCGGCCTGATCGACGACGCGGACGTCCCTCCGATCCGGGACAGGTCCAAACGCCGGGAGGAGATCGTCCGTCGTGCCGTCGCGTCGGTGACGGCCTGGCGCGAGGAGGCGCTCGGCGTCGCGGAGCCGGAAAGCGCGGGAAAGAGGTAG
- a CDS encoding PD40 domain-containing protein — MSSIRRRAFRLALPAALAALSLVPAPLRAQGQNKVVYDKFDWKIYSSTHFRIYHYGRGEASLQKVTSMAESAYDDLSRRLNYQVPKPIPLLFYVTHAEFEQNNIIMNFIPEGVGAFAEPARNRMVLPIDLPDEKLQNLIAHELTHIFQYEILFGGRLSRAITSNIPTWFMEGMASYFADDEDEKDRMFIRDAVNSDQIPPITRVNINGYPAYRFGHAFFDFIEAEWGKDAVRELVFEFRSFLGKDIAVALKRTFEIDPDDFDLKFRRYLRRKYLPLLAVKGEASEYGERFRVGAWERPSYEVGAAPSPSGDFVATLTTYKEDVDIALLSTKTRKLWKNLSPGRTTKYEYISAQFLTQGPEGGRDLSFAPDGDRIAVFARRERGRQLFIFSARGGGIIERIPVAPDMPLSPAFSPDGRSVVFTGISGTSRDIFLLDLASKEARNLTADDGYDTAPVFSPDGKFIYHTKVVAGLHKIVRFPLEDPSRIEQITWGEGNDDDAAFSPDGSRLYFASSRGGVFNVYGQDLATGDLVQYTDVIGAALGPAAYTGPDGQEKVIFSGYQAGRFQLYVADAKKPFRRLEEKALPPAPIVRDAAAEFIPAIEVSIDPEKIEKSKFKLFIDDVGAYAGINTDGTFVSSARFSFSDYLGDRRAVLIWDTLAGYSNINALYFNLKRRHQWGVQLYDQRTYFLGLNSAGEVVSDRRFSRETGASVLGVYPFSRYARVEGTFGFISRSIDAAYIITNDDGTQGQVFLPREDNTIQAGVGFGYDGTRFKSFGPHGGQALSADYRYLPDFQDGGTLTSDLAVTARAYVPISRRTNFAFRFFGARSTGAVPTVYAFGGLDTLRGYDYRTLIGNRIAYLNTEFRFPLIDVLMTGFGLNFGGVRGRLFFDIGGAWLEGQDFTWAESGRLVDARASYGAGFTTYFLGIPWNVDFARPTDLKKSLSGWQTTFYIGPASF; from the coding sequence ATGTCTTCGATTAGGCGGCGCGCCTTCCGGCTCGCTCTTCCCGCCGCCCTCGCGGCCCTGTCCCTCGTCCCGGCGCCGCTCCGCGCCCAGGGGCAGAACAAGGTCGTCTACGACAAGTTCGACTGGAAGATCTACTCCTCGACCCACTTCCGGATCTACCACTACGGCCGGGGCGAGGCCTCCCTGCAGAAGGTCACCTCGATGGCCGAGTCGGCCTACGACGACCTGTCGCGCCGCCTCAACTACCAGGTCCCGAAGCCGATTCCCCTTCTCTTCTACGTCACGCACGCCGAGTTCGAGCAGAACAACATCATCATGAACTTCATCCCGGAAGGCGTCGGCGCGTTCGCCGAGCCGGCGCGCAACCGGATGGTGCTGCCGATCGACCTCCCCGACGAGAAGCTCCAGAACCTCATCGCCCACGAGCTGACGCACATCTTCCAGTACGAGATCCTGTTCGGAGGGCGGCTCTCCCGGGCGATCACGTCGAACATCCCGACGTGGTTCATGGAGGGGATGGCCTCCTACTTCGCGGACGACGAGGACGAGAAGGACCGGATGTTCATCCGCGACGCGGTGAACTCCGACCAGATCCCACCGATCACGCGCGTCAACATCAACGGCTACCCCGCCTACCGCTTCGGCCACGCCTTCTTCGACTTCATCGAGGCCGAGTGGGGCAAGGACGCCGTCCGCGAGCTCGTCTTCGAGTTCCGCTCCTTCCTCGGGAAGGACATCGCCGTGGCCCTGAAGAGGACCTTCGAGATCGATCCCGACGACTTCGACCTCAAGTTCCGGCGCTACCTGCGGCGCAAGTACCTCCCTCTGCTGGCCGTGAAGGGAGAGGCCTCCGAGTACGGCGAGCGGTTCCGCGTCGGGGCCTGGGAGCGCCCCTCCTACGAGGTCGGGGCCGCGCCCTCCCCGTCGGGCGACTTCGTCGCGACACTCACGACCTACAAGGAGGACGTCGACATCGCCCTCCTCTCGACGAAGACCCGCAAGCTCTGGAAGAACCTCTCTCCCGGGCGGACGACGAAGTACGAGTACATCTCGGCCCAGTTCCTGACGCAGGGGCCCGAGGGCGGTCGCGACCTCTCCTTCGCCCCCGACGGCGACAGGATCGCCGTCTTCGCCCGGCGCGAGCGAGGCCGCCAGCTCTTCATCTTCTCGGCCCGCGGCGGCGGCATCATCGAGAGGATCCCCGTGGCGCCCGACATGCCCCTGTCGCCGGCCTTCTCGCCCGACGGCCGTTCGGTCGTCTTCACGGGCATCTCCGGGACCTCGCGCGACATCTTCCTCCTCGACCTCGCGTCGAAGGAAGCGCGCAACCTGACGGCCGACGATGGGTACGACACCGCGCCCGTCTTCTCTCCCGACGGCAAGTTCATCTACCACACGAAGGTCGTCGCCGGCCTCCACAAGATCGTCCGCTTCCCGCTGGAGGACCCCTCGCGGATCGAGCAGATCACGTGGGGCGAAGGGAACGACGACGACGCGGCCTTCTCGCCCGACGGCTCGCGCCTCTACTTCGCCTCGTCCCGTGGCGGCGTCTTCAACGTCTACGGCCAGGACCTCGCCACCGGCGACCTCGTCCAGTACACGGACGTCATCGGAGCGGCCCTCGGGCCGGCCGCCTACACGGGGCCCGACGGGCAGGAGAAGGTCATCTTCTCCGGCTACCAGGCCGGCCGGTTCCAGCTCTACGTGGCCGACGCGAAGAAGCCGTTCCGGCGGCTCGAGGAGAAGGCCCTCCCGCCCGCGCCGATCGTGAGGGACGCGGCGGCCGAGTTCATCCCGGCCATCGAGGTCTCGATCGACCCCGAGAAGATCGAGAAGAGCAAGTTCAAGCTCTTCATCGACGACGTCGGCGCCTACGCCGGGATCAACACCGACGGAACCTTCGTCTCCTCCGCCCGGTTCAGCTTCTCCGATTACCTCGGTGACCGGCGCGCCGTCCTCATCTGGGACACGCTGGCCGGCTACTCGAACATCAACGCCCTCTACTTCAACCTCAAACGGCGCCACCAGTGGGGCGTCCAGCTCTACGACCAGCGGACCTACTTCCTCGGCCTGAACTCGGCCGGCGAGGTCGTGTCGGACCGCCGGTTCAGCCGGGAGACCGGCGCCAGCGTCCTGGGCGTCTACCCCTTCTCGCGCTACGCCCGCGTCGAGGGGACGTTCGGCTTCATCTCGCGCTCGATCGACGCGGCCTACATCATCACGAACGACGACGGCACGCAGGGACAGGTCTTCCTGCCCCGCGAGGACAACACGATCCAGGCCGGCGTCGGCTTCGGCTACGACGGCACCCGTTTCAAGTCGTTCGGCCCGCACGGCGGACAGGCGCTCTCGGCCGACTACCGGTACCTGCCGGACTTCCAGGACGGGGGAACGCTCACGTCGGACCTCGCCGTCACGGCGAGGGCCTACGTCCCGATCTCACGCCGGACGAACTTCGCGTTCCGCTTCTTCGGCGCCAGGTCCACCGGCGCGGTTCCCACGGTCTACGCGTTCGGCGGCCTCGACACGCTGCGTGGGTACGACTACCGGACGCTCATCGGCAATCGCATCGCCTATCTCAACACCGAGTTCCGCTTCCCGCTCATCGACGTCCTGATGACCGGCTTCGGCCTCAACTTCGGCGGCGTGCGGGGGCGGCTCTTCTTCGACATCGGCGGCGCCTGGCTCGAGGGCCAGGACTTCACGTGGGCCGAGAGCGGGCGCCTCGTGGATGCGCGGGCCTCCTACGGAGCCGGATTCACGACCTACTTCCTCGGGATCCCCTGGAACGTCGACTTCGCCCGCCCGACGGACCTGAAGAAGTCGCTCTCGGGCTGGCAGACGACCTTCTACATCGGACCCGCTTCCTTCTGA
- a CDS encoding c-type cytochrome: protein MKRLLLAAALFTVPVAAQEPPKRSAAWDANCTVCHGDDGRGQTEEGKRKKARNLADPKWLASVSDGRLASSIKRGHDRMPAFGRKLSDEQVKALVAEIRALPKQGS, encoded by the coding sequence ATGAAAAGACTCCTCCTCGCCGCCGCCCTCTTCACCGTTCCCGTCGCCGCCCAGGAGCCCCCGAAGCGCTCCGCCGCCTGGGATGCCAACTGCACCGTCTGCCATGGAGACGACGGCCGGGGCCAGACGGAGGAAGGGAAGAGGAAGAAGGCCCGGAACCTCGCCGACCCGAAGTGGCTCGCGAGCGTCTCCGACGGCCGGCTCGCCTCCTCGATCAAGCGAGGGCACGACAGGATGCCGGCCTTCGGCCGCAAGCTCTCCGACGAGCAGGTGAAGGCGCTCGTGGCGGAGATCCGGGCCCTTCCGAAGCAGGGTTCCTGA
- the dprA gene encoding DNA-protecting protein DprA, translated as MPSDIVLSWSLRVRGAQARVLSRLLVAAGSPESALERPPGEAAALAGADVVEVVPLLDRSPAPGLDAHRGRLERCGARVVTICDPEYPALLREAPDPPPFLFARGRPLGDRPAVGLVGSRRATRNGLEAARLVAAGLARAGVTVVSGFAHGIDAAAHAAALDEGGETWGVLGCGVDVSYPAAHDRLRARMLEGGALLSELPPGTPPEAWHFPVRNRIIAGCVRIVVVVEAALKSGSLITARCAAEAGRDVAAVPGPVIGDHASGSNALLKDGAILVRDADDVLRELPDEDLLRLRPGGPSQDGVGLGTPDDPDAARVLLALDAAEPRDADALSAATGLSAARLSAALVLLELEGLAEALPGAHFARRGART; from the coding sequence ATGCCCTCCGACATCGTCCTCTCGTGGAGCCTCCGCGTCCGCGGAGCGCAGGCCCGCGTCCTCTCGAGGCTCCTCGTCGCCGCGGGCTCGCCGGAATCGGCGCTCGAGCGTCCTCCCGGGGAGGCGGCCGCGCTCGCGGGGGCCGACGTCGTGGAGGTCGTGCCGCTCCTCGACCGCTCGCCGGCTCCGGGGCTCGACGCGCACCGCGGGCGCCTCGAGAGATGCGGCGCGCGCGTCGTCACGATCTGCGATCCCGAGTACCCGGCTCTTCTCAGGGAGGCGCCCGATCCGCCTCCGTTCCTCTTCGCGCGAGGCCGGCCGCTCGGCGACCGGCCCGCAGTCGGCCTCGTCGGGTCCCGGCGCGCGACCCGCAACGGGCTCGAGGCGGCCCGGCTCGTCGCTGCGGGCCTGGCGCGGGCCGGGGTCACGGTCGTATCGGGATTCGCCCACGGGATCGACGCGGCCGCCCACGCCGCGGCGCTCGACGAAGGTGGGGAGACGTGGGGCGTTCTCGGCTGCGGGGTCGACGTTTCCTACCCCGCCGCCCACGACAGGCTCCGGGCGCGGATGCTCGAGGGGGGAGCCCTGCTCTCGGAGCTGCCCCCCGGAACGCCCCCCGAGGCGTGGCACTTCCCGGTCCGCAACCGGATCATCGCCGGCTGCGTCCGGATCGTCGTCGTCGTCGAAGCGGCGCTCAAGAGCGGCTCGCTCATCACGGCGCGGTGCGCAGCCGAGGCGGGCCGCGACGTCGCGGCGGTTCCGGGGCCCGTGATCGGGGACCACGCCTCCGGGTCGAACGCCCTCCTGAAAGACGGAGCGATCCTCGTCCGCGACGCGGACGACGTCCTCCGGGAGCTCCCCGACGAGGACCTCCTCCGCCTCCGCCCGGGCGGGCCGTCCCAGGACGGGGTCGGCCTCGGGACGCCCGACGACCCCGACGCGGCGCGCGTCCTTCTCGCCCTCGACGCGGCCGAGCCGCGCGACGCCGACGCGCTCTCCGCGGCGACCGGCCTCTCCGCCGCGCGCCTCTCGGCCGCCCTCGTCCTTCTCGAGCTGGAGGGGCTCGCCGAGGCGCTCCCGGGCGCCCATTTCGCCAGGAGGGGGGCCCGGACTTGA
- a CDS encoding methyltransferase domain-containing protein: MTFERDLYDAEYWKGLHPHHWFKNPPRKYAERDRDVLRVVAPLPADLVLELGSARGDVTFLLARHAREVVGVDAAPEAIAMAEAARARLGIANVRWLEADVADLAPVADGSVDAVAAIDLVEHIDDPTLAAMLCECRRVLRPGGRLGIYTPDRAHYVERMKAHDFVLKQFPQHIAVRRVAAYRRFLAEAGFAVDLETWSVSPFPVVRWIEKALSPLPLVGPTFRYRILIRAVRRGEPS, encoded by the coding sequence GTGACGTTCGAGCGGGATCTCTACGACGCCGAGTACTGGAAGGGCCTTCACCCGCACCACTGGTTCAAGAACCCGCCGCGCAAGTACGCCGAGCGCGACCGGGACGTCCTGCGCGTCGTCGCGCCCCTCCCGGCGGACCTCGTCCTCGAGCTCGGGTCGGCCCGCGGCGACGTCACGTTCCTTCTCGCCCGGCACGCACGGGAGGTCGTCGGCGTCGACGCCGCCCCCGAGGCGATCGCGATGGCCGAGGCGGCGCGCGCGCGGCTCGGGATCGCGAACGTGCGCTGGCTCGAAGCCGACGTCGCCGACCTGGCACCGGTCGCCGACGGGAGCGTCGACGCGGTGGCCGCGATCGATCTCGTCGAGCACATCGACGACCCGACGCTCGCGGCGATGCTGTGCGAGTGCCGGCGGGTCCTGCGGCCGGGCGGGCGCCTCGGGATCTACACCCCCGACCGGGCCCACTACGTGGAGCGGATGAAGGCGCACGACTTCGTCCTGAAGCAGTTTCCGCAGCACATCGCCGTCCGGCGCGTCGCCGCGTACCGCCGTTTCCTCGCCGAGGCCGGCTTCGCCGTCGACCTCGAGACCTGGAGCGTCTCGCCCTTTCCGGTCGTGCGCTGGATCGAGAAGGCGCTCTCGCCCCTGCCGCTCGTCGGGCCGACGTTCCGCTACCGGATCCTGATCCGGGCCGTCCGCCGCGGGGAGCCCTCCTGA
- a CDS encoding tetratricopeptide repeat protein: MRHRRRAPALGFVLSIAVSFSGCASSPEATTQAADQKTYGARMAQRGFWREALFRFERAARLAPDDPEILNNLAVACEATGETARALAAYKKALELRPDDSRIKRNYARFAEYYTSLQRASGPTTTPK, encoded by the coding sequence GTGAGACACCGTCGCCGCGCCCCCGCCCTGGGCTTCGTCCTCTCGATCGCCGTGTCGTTTTCCGGCTGCGCCTCCAGCCCGGAGGCCACCACCCAGGCCGCCGACCAGAAGACCTACGGCGCCAGGATGGCGCAGCGAGGCTTCTGGAGGGAGGCCCTCTTCCGGTTCGAACGGGCGGCCCGGCTCGCGCCGGACGACCCCGAGATCCTGAACAACCTCGCGGTCGCCTGCGAGGCGACGGGCGAGACGGCCCGGGCGCTCGCCGCCTACAAGAAGGCTCTCGAGCTCCGTCCCGACGACTCCCGCATCAAGCGCAATTACGCGCGCTTCGCCGAGTACTACACCTCCCTGCAGCGGGCCTCCGGCCCCACGACGACACCGAAGTGA
- the topA gene encoding type I DNA topoisomerase, translating to MSKSLVIVESPAKAATLGKFLGKDFSVLACYGHVRDLPRKGISVDREAGYEPTYEVLPGKQKTIADLKRHAKAADDIYLAGDPDREGEAICWHLEELLRPSAPAARFHRAEFHEITKTAIQKAIASPGTIDTNRVAAQQARRIIDRLVGYEVSDLLWKKVWRGLSAGRVQTVALRIVVEREAERERFRPVPYFSVPVQLAKGDALFPARTVTWRGEKLKFDGTDPRLATHAAAEEVLEHLRASALTVVSVEAREKRTNPVPPFTTSKLQQGAARSLGYTVRRTMQVAQRLYEGKTISGRGSVGLITYMRTDSTRVSEEALGAVRSYIGATFGAEALPAEPRRFKQKKDAQDAHEAIRPTMMDLPPEAVAGDVSADELKLYRLIWNRFVASQMAPSVSDVTTVEIEAVRDGRADVAGLRASGSVLKDAGWLRVYGQVSETEDAEGTATETATPTKGRSASRSSRRGTSCGSPRPRSRTTRRSPRRGSTKRRS from the coding sequence ATGTCGAAGTCTCTCGTCATCGTCGAATCCCCGGCGAAAGCCGCCACCCTCGGGAAGTTCCTCGGGAAGGACTTCTCCGTCCTCGCCTGCTACGGGCACGTCCGCGACCTCCCGCGCAAGGGAATCTCGGTCGACCGGGAAGCCGGCTACGAGCCGACGTACGAGGTCCTTCCCGGCAAGCAGAAGACGATCGCCGACCTGAAGAGGCACGCGAAGGCCGCCGACGACATCTACCTCGCGGGCGACCCCGACCGCGAGGGAGAGGCGATCTGCTGGCACCTCGAGGAGCTCCTGCGCCCCTCGGCGCCCGCGGCGAGATTCCACCGCGCCGAGTTCCACGAGATCACGAAGACCGCGATCCAGAAGGCGATCGCGAGCCCGGGGACGATCGACACGAACCGGGTCGCCGCGCAGCAGGCGCGCCGGATCATCGACCGGCTCGTCGGCTACGAGGTCTCCGACCTCCTCTGGAAGAAGGTCTGGCGGGGCCTCTCGGCGGGGCGCGTCCAGACGGTGGCGCTGCGGATCGTCGTGGAGCGCGAGGCGGAGCGGGAGCGCTTCCGCCCCGTGCCGTACTTCTCCGTGCCGGTGCAGCTCGCGAAGGGAGACGCCCTCTTCCCTGCCCGCACCGTCACCTGGCGCGGCGAGAAGCTGAAGTTCGACGGCACCGATCCGCGCCTTGCGACCCACGCGGCGGCCGAGGAGGTCCTCGAGCACCTGCGGGCCTCCGCGCTGACGGTCGTCTCCGTCGAGGCGCGCGAGAAGCGGACGAACCCGGTCCCGCCCTTCACGACCTCCAAGCTCCAGCAGGGGGCGGCGCGTTCGCTCGGCTACACGGTCCGCCGGACGATGCAGGTGGCCCAGCGGCTCTACGAGGGCAAGACGATCTCGGGGCGCGGCTCGGTCGGTCTCATCACCTACATGAGGACCGACTCGACGCGGGTCTCCGAGGAGGCGCTCGGCGCGGTGCGCTCCTACATCGGCGCGACCTTCGGGGCCGAGGCCCTCCCCGCAGAGCCCCGCCGCTTCAAGCAGAAGAAGGACGCCCAGGACGCCCACGAGGCGATCCGCCCGACGATGATGGACCTGCCGCCCGAGGCGGTCGCAGGCGACGTCTCGGCCGACGAGCTGAAGCTCTACCGGCTCATCTGGAACCGCTTCGTCGCCTCCCAGATGGCGCCGTCCGTCTCCGACGTGACGACCGTCGAGATCGAGGCCGTCCGCGACGGGCGCGCCGACGTCGCCGGCCTGCGCGCCAGCGGCTCCGTCCTGAAGGACGCGGGCTGGCTCCGCGTCTACGGCCAGGTCTCCGAGACCGAGGACGCCGAAGGGACGGCAACGGAAACGGCGACGCCGACGAAGGGAAGGTCCGCCTCCCGCAGCTCGCGGAGGGGAACGTCCTGCGGCTCGCCGAGGCCGCGGTCGAGGACCACGAGACGCAGCCCCCGCCGCGGTTCAACGAAGCGTCGCTCGTGA
- a CDS encoding topoisomerase DNA-binding C4 zinc finger domain-containing protein — translation MKFLEENGIGRPSTYAEIIRKIEDREYVRKKDRRFLPTLLGRLVVDLMKEGFDDFFQTEYTARMEEELDEVEEGKLDWRKAVSEFDTRFRKDRDLALKKMVSVKAGLPFADVKKHLPDVPLPEGLGETCPKSGHELRLRMGKNGLFVACAGYPECDFTVDMPEPEEDAVDATELEGQTCEECGSPMKLRSGRDGSSFLGCTAYPNCRSTVAVKVANGKAEARPDRPTGEKCPLCDHDLATKHGRFGDYVGCTNYPACRYRPAKPVISTTVACPECRTGEILVRKGRFGPFYGCSNYPSCPKNFRARPVPKACPLCAAPYLLVRDRKAGAFYVCEKEGCEFDAPAADLDAYAFVSKVPDAAAAAATAATEKKKPAAKRARKS, via the coding sequence GTGAAGTTCCTCGAGGAGAACGGCATCGGCCGCCCGTCCACCTACGCCGAGATCATCCGGAAGATCGAGGACCGCGAGTACGTGAGGAAGAAGGACCGCCGCTTCCTCCCCACGCTCCTCGGGCGCCTCGTCGTCGACCTGATGAAGGAGGGCTTCGACGACTTCTTCCAGACCGAGTACACGGCCCGGATGGAGGAGGAGCTCGACGAGGTCGAGGAAGGAAAGCTCGACTGGCGCAAGGCGGTCTCGGAGTTCGACACCCGCTTCCGGAAGGACCGCGACCTGGCGCTGAAGAAGATGGTGTCGGTGAAGGCCGGCCTTCCGTTCGCCGACGTGAAGAAGCACCTGCCCGACGTCCCGCTCCCGGAGGGACTCGGGGAGACGTGTCCGAAGAGCGGCCACGAGCTGCGCCTGCGGATGGGCAAGAACGGCCTCTTCGTGGCCTGCGCCGGCTATCCCGAGTGCGACTTCACCGTCGACATGCCGGAGCCCGAGGAGGACGCGGTCGACGCCACCGAGCTGGAAGGGCAGACGTGCGAGGAGTGCGGGAGCCCGATGAAGCTGCGGTCGGGGCGCGACGGATCGTCCTTCCTCGGCTGCACGGCCTACCCGAACTGCCGCAGCACGGTCGCCGTCAAGGTGGCGAACGGGAAGGCCGAGGCGCGCCCCGACCGCCCGACCGGCGAGAAGTGCCCGCTCTGCGACCACGACCTCGCCACGAAGCACGGCCGCTTCGGCGACTACGTCGGCTGCACGAACTACCCCGCCTGCCGCTACCGGCCGGCCAAGCCGGTCATCTCCACGACCGTCGCCTGCCCGGAGTGCCGGACCGGGGAGATCCTCGTTCGCAAGGGACGGTTCGGGCCGTTCTACGGCTGCTCGAACTACCCTTCCTGCCCGAAGAACTTCCGCGCGCGCCCGGTGCCGAAGGCCTGCCCGCTGTGCGCGGCTCCCTACCTCCTCGTGCGGGACCGGAAGGCGGGAGCCTTCTACGTCTGCGAGAAGGAGGGGTGCGAATTCGACGCGCCGGCCGCCGACCTCGACGCGTACGCCTTCGTTTCGAAGGTGCCGGACGCCGCAGCGGCTGCGGCGACGGCGGCCACGGAGAAGAAGAAGCCCGCCGCGAAGCGGGCCCGGAAGAGCTGA
- a CDS encoding class I SAM-dependent methyltransferase, protein MPPRPDFAPNAEVYDEAYYTAMYRPHWLLRNARKYRERDAALLRAVRPHAGLRLLEVGSARGDTAFFFAPLVAEVVGIDAAGTAVAVARAAAEARGLANVRFEAADARDLSPFGDRSFDAVLLADFVEHVTDEVLRPCLAEAWRVLRPGGALGIYTPNRDHWAERIKAAVPGLQQEDHIAVRPSAEVVRLVSGAGFAVEDLFFSASPYPFLGAVDRRFPQAGFCRFRTVLRALRPA, encoded by the coding sequence ATGCCGCCCCGTCCCGATTTCGCCCCGAATGCCGAGGTCTACGACGAGGCCTACTACACCGCCATGTACCGGCCGCACTGGCTCCTGCGCAACGCCCGCAAGTACCGCGAGCGCGACGCGGCGCTCCTGCGGGCCGTGCGGCCCCACGCCGGCCTGCGCCTCCTCGAGGTCGGATCGGCCCGCGGCGACACGGCGTTCTTCTTCGCGCCCCTCGTCGCCGAGGTCGTCGGCATCGACGCGGCCGGGACCGCCGTCGCGGTCGCGCGGGCCGCCGCCGAAGCCCGGGGACTCGCGAACGTCCGCTTCGAGGCGGCCGACGCCCGGGACCTCTCCCCGTTCGGCGACCGGTCGTTCGACGCCGTCCTCCTCGCCGACTTCGTCGAGCACGTCACCGACGAGGTCCTCCGCCCCTGCCTCGCCGAGGCGTGGCGCGTCCTTCGTCCCGGGGGCGCCCTCGGCATCTACACCCCGAACCGCGACCACTGGGCCGAACGGATCAAGGCCGCCGTCCCCGGCCTGCAGCAGGAGGACCACATCGCGGTCCGCCCGTCCGCCGAAGTCGTCCGGCTCGTCTCGGGGGCGGGCTTCGCCGTCGAGGATCTCTTCTTCTCCGCGAGCCCTTACCCGTTCCTCGGCGCCGTCGACCGGCGCTTTCCGCAGGCCGGGTTCTGCCGCTTCCGGACCGTCCTGCGCGCCCTTCGCCCGGCCTGA